The proteins below are encoded in one region of Reichenbachiella sp. 5M10:
- a CDS encoding caspase family protein — protein MRRICIVIGCLFGIVLVTKAQGQDLYLSVKGEPKEVKPGSSSIVIGSIDDDRKYLVINHQDTEVSSDYTKMNMKISANLLDLESGEFLYHGRNQSLYFFENNLASVQYKDIWGQYIDTSKFLEEALGQATTDVIDPRTRQRRFLLSLPDGQSFAGVQKDLVLSMNFSSASPETRLWRRSGETLVEVGRYPFSSGTLSTDGQYLTGVEHDYVQNKHGLMIYPVEGGASPERITITDGVPLITLLSKKYLFYSYMKTGGDGVSHNIRVLDRYTHQVVEDFKDVGVNLVLDQREKYLVSHLGSQGKAIMIDLESMRIVMEESVKYVKPGESSTETSIVLKVGKGEQFLICNPNGILNLLSAKHKKVIADIYVSDGEWVVVARDGRVDGTAGAIEQLEWRSYDAEGQITKRGSLTTAFSQSFTPGLLSALLKDEVSEASDLSQVMSQRPTVQIVNPEDGYVSKDAQVTVMVEAQPQGDPIAEILLYVNGKLVEGESRGFKPVNDRFAQSYTVSLIKGENVIAAKAVSIKGYESGRDQIRVQYHGMQATADLYVLAVGVDQYVNGAYNLNYAVSDARSVVRELQLRSEGIFDAVYVDVLYDQDANRQRTLAALQSIASRAKPEDVFVFFYAGHGVMSEEASPEFYLALTGVTQLYGKTSMLQAHGVSASELKQLTVNILAQKQMVVLDACQSGGAVEAFARRGAAEEKAIVQLARSSGATLLASTGSEQYATEFDELGHGVFTYALLQGLAGAADGGMRDKKITVKELEAYLNDQIPILTHQYHGESQFPRSWSSGQDFPLVLGD, from the coding sequence ATGAGAAGGATTTGTATTGTAATCGGTTGTTTGTTTGGCATAGTACTCGTGACCAAGGCGCAAGGTCAGGACTTGTATTTGTCGGTCAAAGGGGAGCCAAAAGAGGTTAAGCCAGGGAGCAGCAGTATCGTGATAGGCAGTATAGACGATGACCGAAAATACTTGGTAATCAACCATCAAGATACGGAAGTGTCAAGTGATTATACTAAAATGAACATGAAGATTTCTGCCAATCTTTTGGATTTGGAATCCGGGGAGTTTTTGTATCATGGCCGGAATCAATCGCTGTATTTTTTTGAGAATAATTTGGCGAGCGTACAGTACAAAGACATCTGGGGACAATATATAGACACGTCAAAATTCTTGGAGGAGGCACTCGGTCAGGCTACCACTGATGTGATTGATCCGAGGACGAGACAAAGGAGGTTTTTGCTATCTCTGCCGGATGGTCAATCGTTTGCTGGTGTACAAAAGGATCTTGTATTATCGATGAATTTTTCCAGTGCCTCACCCGAGACGCGTTTGTGGAGGAGATCTGGAGAGACGCTCGTCGAAGTGGGGCGATACCCGTTTAGTTCGGGGACGCTCTCTACAGATGGTCAGTATTTGACTGGAGTCGAACATGATTATGTGCAAAATAAACATGGGCTCATGATCTATCCTGTGGAAGGAGGAGCGAGCCCCGAGCGAATCACAATAACAGATGGGGTGCCTCTCATTACACTGCTTTCTAAGAAGTATTTATTTTACTCCTACATGAAGACGGGAGGAGACGGAGTGTCGCACAATATCCGAGTACTGGATAGGTATACGCATCAGGTAGTCGAGGATTTCAAAGATGTGGGTGTCAATCTAGTCCTAGACCAAAGGGAAAAGTATTTGGTCTCTCATTTGGGGTCTCAAGGAAAGGCAATCATGATAGACCTAGAGTCCATGCGTATAGTGATGGAAGAATCCGTCAAATACGTGAAGCCAGGAGAATCCTCGACAGAGACATCAATCGTCCTGAAGGTAGGCAAAGGTGAGCAGTTTTTGATATGTAACCCCAATGGAATATTGAACCTGCTGAGTGCCAAACATAAGAAGGTGATCGCTGATATATATGTCAGTGATGGGGAATGGGTCGTCGTGGCGAGAGATGGGCGTGTGGACGGTACGGCTGGGGCTATCGAGCAGTTGGAGTGGCGGTCGTACGATGCAGAAGGCCAGATCACCAAGAGAGGATCTCTCACGACAGCCTTCAGTCAATCGTTTACACCTGGGCTGTTGTCTGCCCTGCTCAAAGATGAGGTGTCGGAGGCGAGTGACCTGTCGCAAGTGATGAGTCAGAGACCTACGGTGCAGATCGTGAATCCAGAGGATGGTTATGTATCCAAAGATGCTCAAGTGACTGTGATGGTCGAAGCACAACCTCAAGGTGACCCCATCGCTGAGATTCTCCTGTATGTGAATGGAAAACTTGTGGAGGGAGAAAGTAGAGGTTTCAAGCCTGTGAATGACCGGTTTGCTCAGAGCTACACGGTCTCGCTAATCAAGGGAGAAAATGTCATTGCTGCCAAGGCAGTCAGCATCAAAGGATATGAGTCGGGTAGAGATCAAATTCGTGTGCAGTATCATGGAATGCAAGCCACTGCAGATCTATATGTGCTTGCTGTAGGGGTGGATCAGTATGTCAACGGGGCGTACAACCTCAACTATGCGGTCTCGGATGCACGGTCTGTGGTGAGGGAACTGCAGTTGCGGTCGGAGGGTATCTTTGATGCGGTGTATGTGGATGTACTGTATGACCAGGACGCCAATCGCCAGCGTACCCTTGCTGCTCTACAAAGCATCGCTTCTCGGGCAAAACCAGAGGATGTTTTTGTGTTTTTTTATGCAGGGCATGGGGTGATGAGTGAGGAGGCTAGTCCGGAGTTTTATTTGGCATTGACAGGAGTGACGCAGCTCTATGGCAAGACGAGTATGCTACAAGCACATGGGGTGTCGGCGAGTGAGTTGAAGCAGTTGACCGTCAATATTTTGGCACAGAAGCAGATGGTCGTCTTGGATGCATGTCAGAGTGGCGGAGCAGTGGAGGCATTTGCGCGTCGCGGAGCGGCCGAAGAAAAGGCCATCGTGCAATTGGCACGATCGTCTGGAGCGACTCTTTTGGCTTCTACAGGTTCTGAGCAGTACGCGACGGAGTTTGACGAACTCGGACACGGGGTGTTTACGTATGCATTGCTACAGGGACTTGCTGGGGCAGCAGATGGCGGTATGCGCGACAAGAAAATCACGGTAAAGGAGCTGGAGGCATACCTCAACGATCAGATACCCATCTTGACTCATCAGTATCATGGCGAGTCTCAGTTTCCTCGTTCTTGGTCTTCAGGACAAGATTTTCCATTGGTCTTGGGGGACTAA
- a CDS encoding cation:dicarboxylate symporter family transporter, translated as MKLSTKILIGLFLGIFTGVFLGEYAEPLHYIGDAFIGLMQMTVMPYILVSLLSNIGKVKLSEQRALIKSAAVVLVILLICGLGAVFLLPMFFPTWESSSFFSSNLVTLSEPLDYIRIYIPHNIFGSLAENVVPAVVLFAIIVGVALNSIPNNTKFIQALDVFGDALNIANKHIVKLTPFGIFGIAAHTAGMMSLDELGLIQVYVVIYTVAVVILGLIFIPLVVSAVTPFRFKDFLNIPRSTLLTIFATGKIVILLPQLIENVKELFKKYNYEDDQIDSSAELMLPLAYPFPNLGTLVIMVFVPFAAWFAGKPFTVGDQFGFLGSALLSSFVAPITGIPFLMDTLKLPQDIFQLFIVSTAYTDRIRVVLGSIHLFGLTVIAIAYARGLVKIHALKLTRAFAITIGLSLILLLPFKFLIGESFQESFDKYESFMQMDITTPRVVQVIPDSTEYYIPSSIQAIQEKGYVRVGYMSDALPYVFFNEHNRKVGLDVELINLFAYEMGIKLQWIQIDRSEITQAINEGRIDIFASGVPVLVDIMDKAEFSEPYSEMNLSLLIKDHKRDKYKDINHIIQNEEAYFATNQSDYLKTRITEELPGTRFEQVESVRTFVEGDSKADAMFFSAEAGSAWTLVYPEYCIIHPEGLHIKMPVSWMMAKDNLELVRFINKWIELKQYDGTIDQLYSYWILGEGTKKKEPKWSIIRNVLHWVE; from the coding sequence ATGAAGTTATCAACCAAGATACTGATTGGACTTTTTCTAGGAATCTTCACAGGCGTTTTTCTGGGAGAATACGCTGAACCTCTCCATTATATCGGTGATGCCTTCATCGGATTGATGCAGATGACGGTCATGCCGTACATCCTCGTCTCTCTCCTCAGCAATATCGGAAAAGTAAAACTCAGTGAACAACGGGCACTCATCAAGAGTGCGGCTGTCGTTTTAGTGATTTTATTAATTTGCGGGCTCGGTGCGGTTTTTTTGCTCCCGATGTTTTTCCCTACTTGGGAGTCCTCATCCTTTTTCAGTTCGAATCTCGTCACCCTGTCCGAGCCGCTCGACTATATCCGAATTTACATCCCTCACAACATCTTTGGCTCCTTAGCGGAAAACGTAGTTCCCGCGGTAGTGCTCTTCGCTATCATCGTCGGTGTAGCTCTCAACTCCATCCCCAACAACACCAAATTCATTCAAGCACTCGACGTATTTGGTGACGCGCTCAACATCGCCAACAAACACATCGTCAAACTGACACCTTTTGGGATTTTTGGAATCGCTGCACACACCGCTGGTATGATGTCGCTCGACGAGCTCGGTCTCATCCAAGTCTATGTCGTCATCTATACGGTCGCTGTGGTGATCCTCGGATTGATATTCATTCCGCTTGTCGTCTCGGCGGTGACACCTTTCCGTTTCAAAGATTTCTTAAACATCCCTCGAAGCACCTTGCTGACCATATTTGCAACAGGAAAAATCGTGATCCTCCTCCCTCAACTGATCGAAAACGTCAAAGAGCTTTTCAAAAAATACAACTACGAAGACGACCAAATCGATTCATCCGCCGAACTCATGCTACCCTTGGCCTACCCCTTTCCCAATCTCGGCACGCTAGTTATCATGGTTTTCGTGCCTTTCGCAGCGTGGTTTGCTGGCAAGCCATTCACCGTCGGGGATCAATTTGGTTTCTTAGGTTCAGCACTGCTCAGCAGCTTCGTCGCTCCTATCACAGGCATACCCTTTTTGATGGACACGCTCAAACTGCCTCAAGATATCTTTCAGCTGTTCATCGTGAGTACAGCCTATACCGATCGCATCCGTGTAGTACTTGGCTCCATCCACTTGTTTGGACTGACTGTCATTGCGATCGCCTACGCCCGAGGACTCGTCAAAATCCACGCACTCAAACTTACACGAGCCTTTGCCATCACAATAGGTCTTTCGTTGATTCTCTTGCTGCCATTCAAGTTTTTGATCGGGGAGTCATTTCAGGAATCTTTCGACAAATATGAATCATTCATGCAAATGGATATCACCACGCCACGAGTGGTACAAGTCATACCCGACTCTACCGAATACTACATCCCCTCATCCATCCAAGCCATCCAAGAAAAGGGGTACGTCCGAGTAGGCTATATGTCCGACGCACTCCCTTACGTGTTTTTCAACGAGCACAACCGAAAAGTCGGACTGGATGTCGAGCTGATCAATCTATTTGCCTATGAGATGGGCATCAAACTACAGTGGATTCAAATCGACCGCTCCGAGATCACCCAGGCCATCAACGAGGGGCGTATCGATATTTTCGCATCGGGCGTACCTGTCTTGGTGGACATCATGGACAAGGCGGAGTTCTCCGAACCTTACTCTGAGATGAACCTCTCATTGCTCATCAAAGACCACAAACGAGACAAGTACAAAGACATCAATCACATCATCCAAAACGAGGAAGCTTATTTCGCCACCAACCAATCTGACTACCTCAAAACACGAATCACCGAAGAGCTACCAGGTACGCGCTTTGAGCAAGTGGAATCTGTCCGTACCTTTGTGGAAGGAGACTCCAAAGCCGACGCGATGTTTTTCTCAGCAGAGGCGGGGTCGGCCTGGACCCTCGTCTATCCCGAATACTGCATCATACACCCCGAAGGCCTACACATCAAAATGCCAGTCTCGTGGATGATGGCCAAAGACAACCTCGAACTGGTCCGGTTCATCAACAAATGGATCGAACTCAAACAATACGATGGCACCATCGATCAGCTATACTCCTATTGGATACTGGGCGAAGGTACCAAGAAAAAGGAGCCCAAGTGGTCCATCATCAGAAACGTCCTTCACTGGGTAGAATAA
- a CDS encoding trimeric intracellular cation channel family protein has protein sequence MDFIYTLNLVGTVVFAISGALTASDYKMDGFGSVVIAFITALGGGTIRDLLLDYHPIGWVGDPYYLYAVLIAVLLSYLFKRWIVKLRRTMFLFDTIGIGLFAVLGTQKTLGLDIHYSIAMMMGVISAVFGGVMRDVLIGRVPLIFRKEIYATACLAGVIIYVLLLPLALPYYLTLIIPITFIMVIRLLAVKYEWSLPGIK, from the coding sequence ATGGATTTCATATATACACTCAATTTAGTAGGTACGGTGGTCTTTGCCATATCCGGTGCACTGACCGCTTCGGATTACAAAATGGACGGGTTTGGCTCTGTGGTCATTGCCTTCATCACCGCACTGGGAGGTGGCACCATTCGCGATCTCCTCCTCGACTACCATCCCATCGGGTGGGTCGGTGACCCCTACTACCTCTATGCGGTATTGATTGCGGTATTGCTGAGCTATTTGTTCAAGCGGTGGATCGTCAAGCTGCGACGCACCATGTTCTTATTTGATACGATTGGGATCGGATTATTCGCCGTGCTCGGCACCCAAAAAACCCTCGGGCTGGACATTCACTACAGCATCGCTATGATGATGGGGGTAATATCTGCTGTATTTGGGGGAGTGATGAGAGATGTACTGATTGGGCGAGTGCCTTTGATTTTTCGTAAGGAAATCTATGCCACAGCGTGCCTCGCGGGAGTGATCATCTACGTTCTTCTCTTGCCGCTGGCTTTACCCTACTACTTGACACTGATTATTCCAATTACCTTCATCATGGTCATCCGACTATTGGCCGTCAAATACGAATGGTCCCTGCCAGGTATCAAATAA
- a CDS encoding toxin-antitoxin system YwqK family antitoxin: MHRIRRALVVVFLLAASTAFSQDFYLQVLSDSSLVRSGKKTNGFKQGLWVYKDTRGKYVASGYFSDGTPDSTWYLYENNRASEVIELENGEKNGIYIVYDEYGSAIMQTFFKNNKLDGEYIEFYPNGRAALTGYYLEGKKDSVWIEYNEYNRRTFVQRYKKDVPVGQWEYYYANGGVSIKENYLNGYLHGEYIEYNQNGQVGLRATYAYGVLNGPYKEYFLDGTLSVEGQFVSGQKKGVWINMTENGVVYSVGEYRNDLKQNHWKYFYASGALELEGQYLHDQKVGQWMEYYESGKLKSIGSFKLDLKNGPWGHFYETGQLKQDENWSNGYLMEVSDFYTPKGTALSKGTLHKGTGIRYSYYPDGTLKSEENFVAGYAQGEAKYYYDNGALESTGRYKDNKATGEWTYYNKRGKVIREKRF; encoded by the coding sequence ATGCATAGGATTCGACGTGCACTCGTAGTGGTGTTTTTATTGGCAGCATCAACTGCTTTTTCTCAGGACTTTTATTTACAGGTTCTTTCTGATTCTTCATTGGTGAGGTCGGGTAAGAAAACCAACGGGTTCAAGCAGGGGTTGTGGGTGTACAAGGATACACGTGGCAAGTACGTGGCAAGTGGGTACTTTTCTGACGGTACTCCCGACAGTACATGGTACTTGTATGAAAACAATCGTGCGTCGGAAGTGATCGAGCTTGAAAATGGAGAAAAGAACGGGATCTATATCGTATACGATGAATACGGGTCGGCGATTATGCAGACCTTTTTCAAAAACAACAAGTTGGACGGAGAGTACATAGAGTTCTACCCCAATGGCCGAGCGGCACTCACAGGGTACTACCTCGAAGGCAAAAAGGACAGCGTCTGGATCGAGTACAATGAATACAATCGCAGGACATTCGTGCAGCGGTACAAGAAGGATGTGCCAGTCGGACAATGGGAATACTACTATGCCAATGGAGGAGTGTCTATCAAAGAAAACTACCTCAATGGCTATTTGCATGGAGAGTATATCGAGTACAACCAAAACGGACAGGTGGGCTTGCGGGCTACCTATGCATACGGAGTACTCAATGGCCCATACAAAGAGTATTTTCTCGACGGTACACTCAGCGTCGAGGGGCAGTTTGTGTCAGGGCAAAAAAAAGGTGTATGGATCAATATGACCGAAAATGGAGTCGTCTACTCCGTGGGGGAGTACAGAAATGATCTCAAGCAAAACCATTGGAAGTACTTTTACGCTTCTGGCGCCCTAGAACTGGAGGGACAGTATCTTCATGATCAGAAGGTCGGACAATGGATGGAGTATTATGAGAGTGGCAAACTCAAGTCTATCGGAAGTTTCAAGTTAGATTTGAAAAATGGTCCATGGGGGCACTTCTATGAGACAGGTCAGCTCAAGCAAGACGAAAATTGGTCCAACGGCTACTTGATGGAGGTCAGTGATTTCTACACGCCCAAAGGGACAGCTCTGTCCAAAGGCACGCTACACAAAGGTACGGGGATTCGCTACAGCTACTACCCAGATGGTACGCTCAAGTCCGAAGAAAACTTCGTAGCTGGCTATGCCCAAGGAGAGGCGAAGTATTACTATGACAATGGGGCCTTAGAATCTACGGGTCGGTACAAGGACAATAAGGCCACCGGTGAATGGACTTACTACAATAAACGTGGCAAGGTCATTCGGGAGAAACGCTTTTAG
- a CDS encoding 3-oxoacyl-ACP synthase III family protein, with translation MKQARIIGTGHYVPENVVKNADLEKLMDTNDAWIQERTGIKERRHIVPGGEDTTSTMGAKAARMAIQNAGIAVDDIDFIVFATLSPDYYFPGPGVMLQQQLGFREEIGALDVRNQCSGFIYSLSIADQFIKTGMYKTVLVVGSEVHSGGLDMTTRGRGVSVIFGDGAGAVVMQATEEQGRGVLSTHLHSEGQHAEELALIAPATTDWIPNYIERNDPEDIRYYPYMNGNFVFKNAVMRFQQVIGEALTANAYSADQIDMLIPHQANLRISQFIQKQMNLPDDRVFNNIQRYGNTTAASIPLALSEAVQEGKVKEGDLICLAAFGSGFTWASALIRW, from the coding sequence ATGAAGCAAGCTAGGATTATAGGGACTGGACACTATGTGCCCGAGAATGTGGTAAAAAATGCCGATTTGGAAAAGCTCATGGATACCAACGATGCGTGGATTCAAGAGCGTACGGGAATCAAAGAGCGCCGGCACATCGTGCCTGGGGGCGAGGATACCACCTCGACGATGGGTGCCAAAGCAGCACGGATGGCTATCCAAAATGCAGGAATAGCCGTGGATGACATTGATTTCATTGTGTTTGCTACATTGAGTCCGGATTATTATTTCCCTGGACCTGGAGTCATGTTGCAGCAGCAGCTCGGTTTTCGAGAGGAAATCGGCGCATTGGATGTTCGCAATCAGTGTTCTGGGTTCATCTATTCGCTTTCGATCGCAGATCAGTTCATCAAGACGGGGATGTATAAAACGGTCCTTGTAGTAGGTAGTGAAGTGCATAGTGGAGGATTGGATATGACTACTCGTGGCAGGGGTGTGTCGGTGATTTTTGGAGATGGAGCTGGTGCCGTGGTGATGCAGGCGACAGAGGAGCAGGGGCGTGGTGTACTATCGACACACTTGCACTCGGAGGGCCAACATGCTGAAGAATTGGCGCTGATTGCACCAGCGACGACCGATTGGATTCCCAACTATATCGAACGAAACGATCCAGAGGATATCCGCTATTACCCGTACATGAATGGGAATTTTGTATTTAAAAATGCAGTGATGCGTTTTCAGCAAGTGATCGGAGAAGCACTAACGGCCAATGCGTATAGCGCAGATCAAATAGATATGCTGATTCCTCATCAAGCCAATTTGCGGATCAGTCAATTCATACAGAAGCAAATGAATTTACCAGACGATCGGGTGTTCAACAACATACAGAGATATGGCAATACGACGGCTGCATCTATCCCATTGGCGTTGAGTGAGGCTGTGCAGGAAGGTAAAGTCAAAGAAGGTGATCTGATTTGTTTGGCTGCATTTGGCAGTGGTTTTACATGGGCTTCTGCTTTGATTCGCTGGTAG
- a CDS encoding SOS response-associated peptidase, translated as MIDRYAIFSDFKDINQRFGLEGEEFTVPNYNASPAQQLPVIVNTSKKGISFFYWGTNKQWSNNKSISPKLLSATQDKLVQTTTLRHALDKRRCIIPVNGFYQWKQYSKRRQTPHYFHVAHEPILALPGIWEEYEDMDGKINYTFKFVEVANYANVPEFGESMPAVLPKDMERKWLDDYSSTDELLEILSSKEGVNQLSNHPVSPHITMISNNSEDLIKPQAQVDQLGNYTLFD; from the coding sequence ATGATTGATCGCTACGCCATATTCTCAGATTTCAAAGACATCAACCAACGGTTTGGATTGGAAGGGGAGGAATTTACAGTGCCCAACTACAATGCTTCGCCAGCGCAGCAGCTTCCTGTGATCGTCAACACTTCCAAGAAGGGGATTTCTTTTTTTTACTGGGGGACCAACAAGCAGTGGTCCAACAATAAGAGTATCTCTCCTAAACTCCTCTCTGCGACGCAAGATAAATTGGTGCAGACGACTACACTTCGTCATGCGCTCGATAAGCGTCGTTGTATCATTCCAGTCAATGGATTTTATCAATGGAAGCAATACAGTAAGAGACGTCAAACCCCGCATTATTTTCATGTGGCTCATGAGCCGATTCTCGCACTGCCGGGGATATGGGAGGAGTACGAAGACATGGATGGCAAGATCAACTATACGTTCAAATTTGTGGAGGTGGCCAACTATGCGAATGTGCCTGAGTTTGGAGAGTCAATGCCAGCTGTGCTACCCAAAGACATGGAACGCAAGTGGCTCGATGATTACAGTTCGACGGACGAACTCCTAGAGATCCTGTCGAGCAAAGAGGGAGTGAACCAGCTGTCCAATCACCCCGTCTCTCCGCATATCACGATGATCAGCAACAATTCGGAGGACCTGATCAAGCCGCAAGCCCAAGTCGATCAACTTGGAAACTATACCCTTTTTGATTAG
- a CDS encoding YheT family hydrolase, whose translation MPLIPESNYKRPSWLINRHLETIVPSTLRSIKGPTKKKRVRMETSDQDFLDLDCYTQGAKKLLIVSHGLEGDSERPYILGMVNKFFAEGWDVIAWNYRGCSGEPNLQERFYHSGATSDLDEVVQYALGRGYEGLALSGFSLGGNLTLKYLGEYEVDPRVKTAAVFSVPLDLAGCATEIDKRHNWVYSRRFLKALKEKVRRKSELLVGKVDLVRIAKARSVYVFDDCLTAPLHGFGTADNYYATCSSMGFVPTIKIPTLVVNALNDPFLSPSCYETTNFETSDNVYFEMPKFGGHVGFSSFGTQGVYWSEQRAFDFISKTIS comes from the coding sequence ATGCCACTAATACCAGAGTCAAATTATAAGCGTCCCTCATGGCTGATCAATCGTCATCTGGAGACGATCGTGCCGAGTACATTGCGTAGCATCAAAGGGCCAACCAAGAAAAAGAGGGTCAGAATGGAGACGAGTGATCAAGATTTTTTGGATTTGGATTGTTATACTCAAGGAGCCAAAAAACTATTGATCGTGTCGCATGGACTGGAGGGGGACAGCGAGCGCCCGTATATACTGGGGATGGTGAATAAGTTTTTTGCAGAGGGTTGGGATGTGATCGCTTGGAATTACCGGGGGTGTAGTGGGGAGCCCAACCTTCAGGAGCGATTTTATCATAGTGGAGCTACGTCTGATTTGGATGAGGTCGTGCAGTATGCTCTAGGCAGGGGATACGAGGGGTTGGCACTTTCGGGTTTTAGCCTCGGAGGCAACTTGACCTTGAAGTACCTGGGGGAGTACGAGGTAGACCCTCGGGTCAAAACTGCCGCGGTGTTTTCTGTACCTCTTGATCTGGCGGGATGTGCGACAGAGATCGACAAACGACACAATTGGGTGTATTCGCGACGTTTTTTGAAGGCACTCAAAGAAAAAGTACGGAGAAAAAGTGAACTGCTGGTGGGAAAAGTAGATCTAGTGCGTATTGCCAAAGCAAGATCTGTCTACGTCTTTGACGATTGCCTGACGGCTCCTTTGCATGGGTTTGGTACGGCCGACAATTATTATGCGACCTGTAGCTCGATGGGATTTGTGCCAACTATCAAAATTCCGACACTGGTGGTCAATGCTCTCAACGATCCATTTCTCTCTCCGTCGTGCTATGAGACAACAAATTTTGAAACATCCGACAATGTTTATTTTGAGATGCCTAAATTTGGAGGTCATGTAGGTTTTAGTTCGTTCGGTACACAAGGCGTGTATTGGTCCGAGCAGCGTGCCTTTGACTTTATTTCCAAGACTATTTCATGA
- a CDS encoding dihydrolipoamide acetyltransferase family protein — protein sequence MAEVIRMPKMSDTMEEGVIASWLKKVGDTVKSGDILAEVETDKATMELESYDDGTLLYIGVEEKASVPVDGVIAIIGNKGENVDDLIASIGSGDSATPAAEEAPKAAAPAPAAAPAESIDTSGINATVIKMPKMSDTMEEGVIASWVKNVGDDVKSGDILAEVETDKATMELESYDDGVLLYTAVEAGKGVPVDGVIAIIGEKGADYETLLKAEAAKAAPAAEAAPAPVAEAPKASPAPTAAPSAAPAPAPSTPNGRVIASPLAKKMAEEKGFDIAKIPGSGDGGRIIKRDVEAYVPAATPAAGGAVASAVGVESYEDIPATQMRKAITKSLNASQFGAPHFYLTMEIDMDKTMEARASINEIAPVKISFNDIVIKAVAAALRKHPAVNSSWISETNSIRMNHHISVGVAMAIEDGLVVPVVKFADNKSLAEISAEVKEFGGKAKAKKLGLDEMQGNTFTVSNLGMFGISEFTSIINAPESCILAVGAIKATPVVKNGEIVPGNIMKVTLTCDHRTVDGAVGSAFLQTLKGFIEDPVRILV from the coding sequence ATGGCAGAAGTAATAAGAATGCCAAAGATGAGTGACACCATGGAAGAAGGTGTAATCGCGTCTTGGCTCAAAAAAGTAGGAGATACAGTAAAATCAGGAGATATTTTAGCAGAAGTGGAAACCGACAAAGCCACTATGGAGCTTGAATCATATGATGATGGTACTTTATTGTATATCGGAGTTGAGGAAAAAGCTTCTGTGCCTGTCGACGGTGTGATTGCAATCATCGGAAACAAAGGTGAAAATGTGGACGACTTGATCGCATCAATCGGTAGTGGAGACAGTGCAACTCCAGCAGCCGAAGAAGCGCCAAAAGCAGCAGCACCTGCTCCTGCAGCGGCTCCTGCCGAATCAATCGATACCTCAGGAATCAATGCCACAGTCATCAAAATGCCAAAGATGAGTGATACCATGGAAGAAGGGGTCATCGCATCTTGGGTCAAAAATGTAGGGGATGACGTCAAGTCTGGTGACATCCTCGCTGAAGTCGAAACCGACAAAGCAACCATGGAACTCGAATCATACGACGATGGAGTCCTACTATATACTGCTGTCGAAGCAGGCAAAGGCGTACCAGTAGATGGCGTGATCGCTATCATTGGAGAAAAAGGCGCGGATTACGAGACTCTGTTGAAAGCAGAAGCAGCGAAGGCTGCCCCTGCAGCAGAGGCAGCTCCTGCTCCAGTAGCGGAGGCTCCCAAAGCCTCTCCTGCACCAACCGCAGCGCCAAGTGCTGCGCCTGCACCAGCTCCTAGTACTCCCAACGGCAGAGTAATTGCTTCGCCATTGGCGAAAAAAATGGCCGAAGAAAAAGGTTTTGACATTGCTAAAATCCCTGGATCAGGAGACGGTGGACGTATCATCAAAAGAGACGTAGAAGCATACGTACCTGCAGCTACTCCAGCAGCAGGAGGAGCAGTAGCCTCTGCAGTTGGCGTAGAAAGCTACGAAGACATCCCTGCGACTCAGATGAGAAAGGCCATCACCAAAAGCCTCAATGCGAGCCAATTTGGTGCTCCTCACTTCTACTTGACCATGGAAATAGACATGGACAAAACAATGGAAGCGCGTGCAAGCATCAACGAGATCGCTCCAGTAAAAATTTCATTCAACGATATCGTGATCAAAGCAGTCGCTGCTGCCCTCAGAAAGCACCCAGCGGTCAACAGCTCATGGATCAGTGAAACCAACAGCATCCGCATGAACCACCACATCAGTGTAGGGGTAGCCATGGCCATCGAAGATGGGTTGGTCGTACCTGTCGTCAAATTCGCAGACAACAAGTCATTGGCTGAGATTTCTGCAGAAGTCAAAGAGTTTGGCGGCAAAGCCAAAGCGAAAAAGCTCGGACTAGACGAAATGCAAGGCAATACCTTCACTGTATCCAACTTGGGTATGTTTGGTATTTCTGAATTCACATCTATCATCAACGCCCCAGAATCTTGTATCCTTGCTGTAGGAGCCATCAAAGCAACTCCAGTGGTCAAAAACGGGGAAATCGTACCAGGCAACATCATGAAAGTGACGTTGACATGTGATCACAGGACTGTAGACGGTGCAGTAGGTTCAGCATTCTTGCAGACATTGAAAGGTTTCATCGAAGATCCCGTTAGGATTTTGGTGTAA